The following proteins are co-located in the Pseudarthrobacter siccitolerans genome:
- a CDS encoding M23 family metallopeptidase: protein MQNSRGRRRAAGPASTPRVVEVITSERPRDPHRDARRRRGPLRQVTEFAAASGIGQKAGIALAATGLVLTVTVPATSPVMATDASGTAPVAASSVTPQPQISAEAGAQIDFSRSAVVTQADPDGKLKQLLSAQSAGAISRAASAGSLGAPLAVMTTASPFGYRVSPITGGTGDFHRGQDYVAQCGTSVMAAATGTVTFVGWHQFGGGNRVVIDHGNGLETTYNHLSSFNVKEGQTVSRGEVVALSGTTGASTGCHLHFEVQVNGEVVDPTVWL from the coding sequence ATGCAGAATTCCAGGGGACGCCGCCGCGCGGCGGGCCCTGCTTCGACACCGCGCGTTGTCGAAGTCATCACCTCGGAGCGCCCACGCGATCCGCACCGTGATGCTCGCCGGCGTCGGGGTCCCCTCCGCCAGGTGACCGAATTCGCAGCCGCCAGCGGCATCGGCCAGAAGGCCGGCATAGCGCTTGCTGCCACCGGCCTGGTCCTCACCGTGACAGTCCCGGCCACCAGTCCTGTTATGGCCACTGACGCCTCGGGCACCGCCCCCGTTGCCGCCTCCTCCGTGACGCCCCAGCCCCAGATTTCCGCGGAAGCCGGGGCCCAGATCGACTTCAGCCGCTCCGCCGTGGTGACCCAGGCTGATCCGGACGGGAAACTGAAGCAGCTGCTCAGCGCGCAGTCGGCCGGCGCTATCAGCCGGGCCGCCTCGGCCGGAAGCCTCGGCGCCCCGCTGGCCGTGATGACCACCGCATCGCCATTCGGCTACCGGGTCAGCCCCATCACCGGCGGCACCGGGGACTTCCACCGCGGACAGGACTATGTGGCCCAATGCGGGACGTCCGTCATGGCTGCGGCCACCGGTACCGTCACGTTTGTGGGCTGGCACCAGTTCGGCGGCGGGAACCGCGTCGTGATCGACCACGGCAACGGTCTGGAAACCACCTACAACCACCTGTCGTCCTTCAACGTCAAGGAAGGCCAGACGGTCTCCCGCGGGGAAGTTGTGGCGCTCAGCGGCACTACGGGGGCGTCCACAGGCTGCCACCTCCACTTCGAAGTCCAGGTCAACGGCGAAGTGGTTGACCCCACCGTCTGGCTGTAG
- a CDS encoding metal-dependent transcriptional regulator, with the protein MTDLIDTTEMYLRTILELEEENIVALRARIAERLRHSGPTVSQTIGRMERDGLVVVSGDRHLELTETGRKRATEVMRKHRLAERLLADVIGLDWAYVHDEACRWEHVMSERVERRIYELLNHPTESPYGNPIPGLAALGGSPSLGLADGAISLLEAMKSYGPASEVTVSRLAEPIQVEPELLSQLDEGGIRPGAAVSLERVGDYISVRVPGIEGALELPPEVAAHVFVAIRQPAG; encoded by the coding sequence ATGACGGATCTGATCGACACTACGGAAATGTACCTTCGGACCATTCTGGAGCTTGAAGAAGAGAACATCGTGGCTCTTCGTGCGCGCATCGCCGAGCGGCTCCGCCACTCCGGGCCCACCGTCTCCCAGACCATCGGCCGGATGGAGCGGGACGGCCTGGTGGTCGTCTCCGGAGACCGGCACCTTGAGCTCACCGAAACGGGGCGGAAGCGCGCCACGGAGGTCATGCGCAAGCACCGCCTTGCCGAGCGCCTGCTCGCCGACGTCATCGGTCTCGACTGGGCCTACGTCCACGACGAAGCCTGCCGCTGGGAGCATGTCATGAGCGAACGCGTGGAGCGGCGCATCTACGAGCTGCTCAACCATCCCACGGAGTCTCCGTACGGGAATCCGATTCCAGGCCTGGCAGCCTTGGGCGGTTCTCCGTCACTGGGCCTTGCCGACGGTGCCATCAGCCTCCTGGAAGCGATGAAATCCTATGGTCCGGCATCAGAGGTGACCGTGAGCCGGCTCGCGGAGCCCATCCAGGTGGAGCCGGAGCTGCTGTCCCAGCTTGACGAGGGCGGTATCCGTCCGGGCGCCGCCGTTTCACTGGAGCGGGTGGGTGATTACATTTCGGTGCGCGTTCCCGGCATTGAGGGGGCCCTGGAGCTGCCGCCGGAGGTTGCTGCGCACGTGTTTGTGGCCATCCGCCAGCCCGCGGGCTAG